The Glycine soja cultivar W05 chromosome 19, ASM419377v2, whole genome shotgun sequence genomic sequence GTATAGAAACTAAATTTTACAGTTTTCTTCATTGggactgaaatttaaaatcaagaCAATTGTATTAGATACCGGTTTAACTATTGTAATATACATCTTCTGATGACTCTCACAAAATGATTGCTTTAGTGGTACATCCcgtgtatatttttttagttaccgTTAGCTTTTGGAAAACTATATTCCACCATCTTTATGGAAGGTTCATTCCAACTCTAAACATTTGCTTCTAACAAAGAAACACAGACAGTAAGGCAGTTAAATCAACTAAAGTATCTGAACTACCTTAATTTGTTACACAATCTAACTGATTTTTGTTATGATATTTAGTTCTGCATAGTATTGTAGTttctaaattcttttttatttttgccagTTTAGGCAGGTTTTATTGAGAGATCTCGTGATGGAAGGCCTGCATAAAACTAGCTGAGGGGACTCAACAAGTCACTTATAGAAGGCTTGCATGGGTCTGTCCGACGCTTGTATCACCACATATGGAGCATTTCATGCAATCTTGGCGCACTGCTTTGTCAATGTAAGAAAATGTTTAGAAATTCATAGATGATTTTGCAATTTTTGGTGcatgataaattttgtgaataaatTACTCATCATTATAGAAGTTTGTCTTCAACATAAGATGAGAAATTGGTTTTAGTGTTGTTTCCTTGGGAGTGTGATCAATTCAGTTTCAATGGAGGTGGCTAAGATAAAAGATGAATGTTTTGCTTTCgaaaaaaaagatggagaatATTTGATTGAGTGGCCTCAAAAGCATTTGAGATTCATAATGACATTGTGTTCTATTTCTCTGAAACTTGACTTTGGGTCATGTTGAATAGAATTTACAATAAAACAGTGCAATATACTGCAACCATTAATTACTATTGAAATCCCATATCCATTATAGATATGACTAAAGTAGAGCTTATTTagatgattttattttggtcCCTTTAATGTTAGTGACATAGTTTCATTGCATTGAGTTATTAGAAGTTTACAACAATATTGGGTTGAAGAGTAAGAAAGTTGTGTTATGTTTGACTCACATTCATGGAATGATGCTATGATAACATCAATGCATTCATGATATCAACTTTTTAGCATACTATTTATTTATGCTCTTGAGTGCCTCAAGTGTGCCTCTGGGgtgtaaaaaaaaactcctaCCTTCTAAGACTTGAAAgcatacattctaagacggttattacattagaaccgtcttagaaagtctgTCAGACCCTACTTTCTAATACGGTCCTcatgtaataaccgtcttagaatgtctgctcttctaagacgattcttaaACAACTGTCATAGAATGTCAGCTTTTTAAGACAGTTATGATGTAACAACCATCTTAGAAAATTCACGtttttgatgatgatgtttTTTAGAATCATCATTAATTGAAATTCACTTTTAACGACAATTGAAAACCGTCGTTGAAAGCCCAATTTAACTGTTGTTAAAAAGCTTTATTGTAGTAGTGAATGGTGGGAAAGAAATTCACATTGTATATACCTATTGGAAGAGCAAGGAGTATAATTGACAGGGCTTTGGTATCATGTGAATGATTTTGAGAACAAATtacattaaactttttttttttggagtacAAAAGAGAACAAAGTAGTATGTGTAAACCTGTAAGTGAAAATTGTAGCAAACCTTTGGTGTTTATAGTTGTTTTTGGAAGATTGAAAACTATTTTAAGGTTTGCATTGAGCATAGAAATTTAAACAAATCATTATTCCACGTCATTGCTCTACTTTCCAACCTCCAAGGCCTCCACCTACAATGataaaccttttattttttaataccatAATCCTTGCATATTCATATAAAGTGACTACTAGTTTGAGATAAAGATGACCAAATTAGGTGTAACATATTAAACAACCTTTTTAGTTAGTAAAAAAAGCTAGAAGTTAGCTAATATGTCATGCCGAACATAGTCTTAATCAACATGAATAACAATATCCAACTAATTGTCACTAATTTCCTCTTTCTTCATTAATTCATTCAATAAGGTAACAATACCAGCGTTTTCACATTGCTTTGCACTAGGTATAGCAATCAAATTCGAACCTATAGATACTGATCCAACTTGATTTTGACGGGAAAAAAAACACACTTGGGGCCGAGCTTGATTTTCCCAACCTATGAAAGCGTAGTTAGAGTTAGATTTAAGTATATAAACTCgatatttgttattaattaaccttcatatattatttgcattttaatataattactaatctaatagataatttatttaaaaatacataagtAAATATGTACCATATCGGGCCCACGAGAGCTCGGACGTGGTAGTAATCGGCCTCCATTACCTGGTACTGCTCTTAGTAGGTGTCGTGGAAGGTTATCATGTCCAAGCTATTGTCTCATGGGAGGAGACACTAGAAGAAGGTAAGTAATATTCTATCCTTACTACGCTCTTGACTTATACTGATTTGAGCGTCAGAGTCATTTATTAGGTATTCACCCCCACCATCAGCAAAGGAGCCGATATgcacaaagagaaaaaaagagacaaatcAGAGCAGGTCGAGAGACATTGAACCTGGtaagaacaaaatatatttttgaaaaaggtgaatTTGATTCCTAGTGAGTTTTTGTTAACCCCAAAAGAGTACATGTCAGACTTCTCTGTCAAACGCTGTCGGTTACAATACTTTGGGTCTAAATACCCAAAACTGCCCTTAACAACTATGACTATATGGGCCTTTGACATACTCGTAGGCCTAATGCTTGAAAACCCAAAGTCCGAAACCTTGGTCACCCACTTGTCATCCAACAAGATATTTGTAGTTTTCTCGTCGTGGTGGATGATCATGTGCTTCATGCCTGCGTAAAGATAATGCAACCCGCGAGCGATGCCAATACAAATTTGCAAACGTTGCTTCCATGAGAGAGGGGGGTTATCACTGTTGTAGAGATGGTCACGGAGGTTGCCACGTGCCATGAAGTCGTAGACGATGATCATTTCTGTGTTATCATTGCAGTAGCCAAGAAGAGTGGTGAGATGAAGGTGGTGGAGCTGCAAGAGCATCTCGATCTCGCTCATGAACTCATGCACACCCTGCTTGGAACCCGGTTTGAGGTGCTTGATGGCGACTGTGGTGGAACCGCTGTTGATGTAGCCCTTGTACACATGGCCGAATCCCCCGATTCCAACAATGAAGGCATCGACAAAGTTGTTGGTGGCGGCCTTGATCTTGACGAGGGAGAATCAATGGTAGAGATTAGGCGACTGCAAATAATTgtgtttgttgattgaattggtCGTTGAGAACAAGATAGATTTGGAAATCGTCCACATGAAGATCAAGAAAGCAACATAGGAGATGGAAAATACGTCGGCTACCCCCAACACGATGAAATCAGATAGCTAAGTTTTGTCAATGTTGTTGCTCTTTCCCTCAGTTACGATGTGTTGTGGCTTACTGATTTTGAAGATCTCGAGGTCGTTCAAGAATAAGTCATTGTGTTTCCTATGATTATCACTTTCATAAGGGAAAATTTGGAGTGAGAGATTAAACTTTTTCTGAGCATCATTCCCATGAATTAAAatgatgtaatctttgtacaAAGGGAGacctttaattttggtttttgacTCCATCTCATAACGTCCTTCACATTTCCTATGTAAATGGAGAACATCAATCCTTTCATTGATATCATGAATATTTGGGCCAAGTTCACAAAAGTGGAGCCTGACCATGTGGCAGCAGCCAAAAATGGGGAACTCCAAAGTTAACTTGGGACTTTTGTTCAGAGTGGTGTTTATGCTCATGTCACGTGTTGTTCTGTACAGTTCCTTGGGTGCCATGTAATATGGATTCACTGTTATGTTCCTACCACTATTGTCAAGTGGTAGATTATCCTTTAGATTTTGtgtcattaaataattttcatcGTGACCAGTGTAGACCCTGAACAAACCAGTATTGTTTCGTGTTGAGATTTCTTTCCCTCCTACATTGATTCTATGCTCCGTCTCAAGGGCATAGCTCGGGTTGACCAAAGTCAATTCCATTTCATTTGCTGACGTGTAATGCAGATTGTTTGGCacataaaatatctcaattttgTTGACAAAAGCATAGGAGTTTGGTTGCGATGGAATGAAGCTGAGGTTTAGAGAGGCGTTGAAACCATCGAGGAAGGTGAGTTCATTAGATTGGAAGGTGAATTCACTGCATAAGGatgaaatatcataaaaatttaatacataTGCATATGAAGGAACTTAGAggttattattgttgtttatcAGTAGTTTTATGGGATCTCATTTTGAAGTATTCTACTAATATTCTCACACTTGACAAAAAGTACTTGAGATTTTTGTTGTgtcattgttgtttttttttttgccaacatCTCTTTTATTAAACTCCTTAGATTGTCTAACTTAAGGTTTTCTTCCTTGCTCATGTCTTTGTCTGATATTAGGTAATCTCCTCTTGCAAtgcatttataatatttttttccaaattgtCACACACTATACAAGGAGCATATatgtttgagaatttttttttattagattatgCAACAAAAGATAGCAAAGAGTACTTTATGATTTGCAGTTGTCACCCTTCCCCATTTCAGTTGTGTTTTTTGCAACATCCTACTCGTGCaagtatataataaaatattacaaacaaatattaatataattttacttgCGATTTTGCAGCATTCTACTCATGCAAATTGTTATTTTGGCCATAGAGAATAAGCAACCTCATGTTTACAACCTCCTGAATAAGAGGAATTTAATTAAGGAACAAGAGTTCATTTGAAGAAACAAGATCATTTAAAGACAGACAGAGAAAACGAGAAAGTATGGGAAATTTagccaagaaaataaaaaaagaaagaaaatggatgCAATTTAAAGGCAGAAAGAGAAAGTACGaaagattaatataatattacaagCTTTTTGTAGCATTCTATTCATGCAAAATGCTATTTACAATGATAATTATGGTACCTTGTTATTCTGGATGACATGGGAGTGAGCAATTGATGGGAGAtacttaattaaaatcaaagataaaaagatTCATCAAAAAGTGTATACTAAAATGAGATATCCCGATTGTAATAGTTATAGATGAGGATGTTCTATATTTcccatgcataaaaaaaatatgagaatgTTCTGCTGGTTGTTTGTTTAGTTTTCGTCGACCGTAGGTCCTCCTCTttttgcaaataaataaataaataaataaatattttgtatttaccAACTAGATTATTTTGTATGAGAATATTTTGTTTGATAAGAATCTAACGACGAACCTACTAATTAGATTCAAACATAATAActgaatattttgtatttaccAACTAGTGAATATTactacataaaaaaagaaaaaaaagaacaaaagtgtACTTTTTGTATATTATAATTCTGGAAAAGGGTAATTGGTCTAAAATTTCAAGGTACTTCAAAAAGGTACTCACAATCTCCAACTGAGATCACAAAACATGCTTCCTAGTTCCTAGTTCCTTCCTGCACAAAACCTCCAACATAAGTGTACACATCAAATTTGTCTGATAACCATATATCCAGTAAGATGTAGAAGTAAAGCTttatggtgaatcaaaggtgattcaaaggtgttttgatgataacaaaagatgatgacaaaggtgatgacaaaaagctcaaagatcaattaaagaacaactcaagtgaatcaatgatcaatcaaagaacaactcaagtgaatcaagaacaattcaagagttcaagataagaatcaagaagaattcaagactcaagaagaaagtttagagtcaagaatcaagattcaaggttcaagatctcaagaatcaagatcaagattcaagacttaagattcaagaatcaagagaaggcttaatcaagataagtatgaaaagatttttctcaaaaattgaatagcacatggtttttctcaaaacatgtttaccaaagagtttttactctctggtaatcgattaccagattgttgtaatcgattaccagtagcaaaatggatttgaaaaagtttttaaattgaatttgcaacgttccaattaatttcaaaaagttgtaatcaattacaatgttttggtattcgattaccagtgtctttgaatgttgaaattcaaattcaaatgtgaagagtcacatcctttcacacaaaagctttgtgtaatcgattacactaatttggtaatcgattaccagtgtttgtttctgaataaatcaaaagatctaactcttcaaaaggtttttgactttttcaaattggttttaagtttttctaaaagttataactcttctaaatggtcctcttggccagacatgaagagtctataaaagcaagactttgttttgcattttaaataaatctttCTAAGATATCTTGAAcacttttccaattcattcaaacaatcctttacaagccttgaatctctttgaacttcttcttcttctttgtaccaaaagctctcttaagttttctggttttctaaaccttgaaaacttgtgctattcatcttcttcattctcttctccctttgccaaaaagaattcgccaaggactaaccgcctgaattctttttgtgtctctcttctcccttttccaaaagaacaaaggactaacagcctgaattcttttgtgtctcccttctcccttgtcaaagaattcaaaacgacacagtctgagaattcttttgattcttccctttcccttatacaaaagtgttcaaaggactaatcgcctgagaattcttttgtatccccattcacaaagtatcaaaggtttaaccgcctgagatctttgtcttaacacattggagggtacatcctttgtggtacaagtagagggtaacatctacttgggtttgactgagaacaagaaagggtacatctcttgtggatcagttctagtggagggtacattcactagggtttcaaagagaacaagggagggtacatcccttgtggatctttgcttgtaaaaggatttttacaaggttgaaagaaatctcaaggaccgctggtcgcttggggactggatgtaggcacgggttgttgccgaaccagtataaaaactcttttgtgtttgtcttcttcttcactactcttttactttccgctgtgcatttaatttccgcttttactttctgttaagtttctcttctactcctcattctcttaacaatttagtaaaagccttaacaatttaggaataattaattcaacccccccttcttaattattctgaggccactcgatccaacataaGATGATACTCTGGCCTGTTATCTAGAGTATTTACTGTCCATTGTTACTACTACTCAAGGTACGCTTTCCCTTTGGTGCATTTCATAAGCATCAATGATGAGAAAAAaagatacatatataaattgtgaCCATATCGAGCATTAGTAGTAATATAGTAAGTCTTCTATAATCTAATTGTTTTTCTGACATTTGTAGAGTGTTGGATTAATTCCATTTTCTCACAATGGCTTTTCTTGCATTATTTCGGAGAAACCAGAGCAATGTATGATGACAGGAAACACCAGATACCATGATGATAGGAAGTATGCTGTCATTTCCCTCTTGGACGGGCAAACCGCTaattttgaatatctcgagaccATTCAAGAAAGGGCTAAAGTATTCGGTATCCCAACCACTTTCTCAATATCATTATTGGGAATCAAAATGGCATACTCTTATTTTGTACACAGCCAGACCTTTCTATTTCTGGCTCTAGCTCATAACATCAGCACCACTCTTGGCCAACTGGCTTGCTATGTAAATGAAGAACACCCTATCACCAATTTCATAAACATGCGGATCAAGCTCGCAAAAGTGAAGCCTTAGCATGTGGGTGCAGCCAGAATCAACGGAGAACTCCTAACTTAGGTTTCTGATTTTGTTCAGAATGGCAATTGGGATCCTGTCACGAGCTATACTGTAAAATTCTTTGGGTGCCACGTAATCAGGATTCACGGTTATATTCTTCTTAGCATCCATGTCACCTGGTAgattattttaagattttgtgTAATTAAATAATCTTCATCGTGAACAAGCTAGTTCCTAATCAAACTAGTGTTGGGTGCCACGTAATCTGGATTCACTGTTGTGTTCCTACCACCATCGTCAAGGGGTAGATTATCATTTAGATTTTGtgtcattaaataattttcatcaTGACCACCAGCCTAACCCTTGAACAAACTAGTATTGTTTCATGCTGAGATTTCTTTCCCTCACTACTACAATAATGGTCTTTTAAGTCGGTTATTTCAGATCTTTCACGACGGTTTTGAACCGTCTTTAAATCTGACATCGTAATATGATAATACACTTATAGTGACGATTTTTGAACCATCGTAGAAAGTAACATTTTCTAGGACGGTTATTGaataatcatcttagaatttAGTAGATACAAAGGCGGGTTTACGTACTACACCGCCTTAGTATCTACTattttttacgacggttattaATAATCGTTTTAGAATGTAGTAaatactaagacggttttcaGTCCACCCGTCTTAATATGGTGTAGTCAACATACaacttctaagacggttgttcaataaccatcttagaaagttcAACATTCTAAAACGGTTTTTTTAGAACCATCGTAATATGTTTTAGAAACTATAATGGTTATAAAAATATCCGTCTTAAAATAGCGTTTTTGATGTTGGCATTCTACAACGGTTATTTTTACAACCGTCTTAGTTTCTCACCAAACCATCTTTCACATATTCCTCACCCTCACCAAACCACTGAAGCAAAAAGAGGCAAGAAAATGAGTTGATATGCACAACAAACTAATAAAGGTGAAATCAATATGCACAGAATGAAAGAATACCAATAAAATAAACTGCtactgaaacaaaaaaaaactagtatttAGCAACTACTTGTACATTGAACAGAATCAATAGGTAGAGGATCTACACAACAAGCAAACAGTTTCCTGGAAAAGAAAGGCAGCCTAACACACCAAACAAACAATTCTCAAATATATTTGCTGCTACATAAGATGATGACATCAAAGATAGCAAACAGAACCACAAAGCACGTAGAATGATGGCCTATTTTATGGAATTAATGTATATTGCTGGTATCACAATACATATGTACATTATTGACACTAACACGTCATCGGAGCATACAAAACATGTTATTGTAAAAATAACCATCAATTACACAACCAAATTCACATCACTTATTTAAAcatcattataattaattacaatcaattatatatttatatatataaaaacaataaaacaaaattttctacCTACATGTTAATTGAAGCAGCCCTCACACTTAACATCctacaacaaataatcaaaacttgagaaaaataattgatatgaaCTACTACTTCATCTGCTCTTCATTTCAAAAGGTAACATGAGTGATCTTTCGTGTTTCTAAGTTTTCATCaatgattaaaaatacattataacaaaatatttataataaataattttaacattttaaatcagtgaaagtaaattaatttctagtataaattttaatattgtcaATAAACTAAAAGTTTAATAAGTACGTTAtgtgagttaaaaaaattttacaccATTAACTCATGAAAAGTTATCTTTTcagatatttattataaaaattcacaaaattaaatttatcatatatatcaaattataattaaataataatgtaaaatattgtTATGCATAagtacatatatattatttattctgaACATGAAgcaatttatcaataaaatgttCTTTTCCTCCTAACCTTTCATCCCACTCATTTGTGACATTTAAATTCAAGGAAGTAAtatttggcaattaaatatttcttgtaCAGTAATTCTTTTGTTAGAATTTCTTGTGCAGTAATAGCTTATACAaacaaaaatggtttttagatactataaaatttatttggcaTCCATCATGTGTTTGGTTAtgcaaaagagaagagaaaagaaaaaaaatagcgaaataaaaagatatttaaaaaaaaaaaagagtcataAAATTTCATGATGGTACATAGCAAGAGATTTTCATGCTCTGGGAGCTCCTACAATTTCCCATATTTACTATATTTATACCGTTAAACATGATAACAACTACTTTATAATTATCATCGATTGCACCAAAAGCTAAAATTGTTATTTGCAAATCTCGTACCAACCTAGTTAATTGACAATTTCTTGCAAATAATGATTGGTAATGGATTTTACTTGAATTCGTTATGCAAGTACATTAAGCCCATAGATTTCCGCAGCTCAAATGTTGGCAATCGCACCAGCATCATATAGACCATTTGAAGCTATAATCTAATCTCAAAGACACATTAAGAAAAACAGAACAAAATTATTCTCTACTTTAGAGAAAGTCTGAAGAtgatgttaaaaaatttataatacacatattttatttaatatcattttaactATAGGTACAAAATTAATGATGCACTATACATATAgagaatagagaaaaaaattatgaatatactgcatatataattattgaataGTGTACTGTAGGGTTAGGTTAACACAGATAAAATGACTTCATGATGGGAGGGATTAAATGGATAACCATTGCATAGATAGAAATtgatttaataactttttaagtatAGAAATCAAATTAAGAATTCGTTATATATATTACATGGACTAAATATGTGTGTTAAACCAAAACCTTATTTATTCGTGCCCATGTTACAATGTTGCTGCTCCAGAGTTTTGTCTCTTTCTCCAATGTATCTAAAAGACAaataataggattttttttctttaggttCATAATATGCAATTGacttataaatatttgaattcacgAGTTTGCACAAAAAAAGTACCTATGTCTAAATATATAAGTATGATAGTTAACATGATCTAATGTTTTCAAGAGAGATAAAGAGAAATTATAAGTATTAATGAAATGTTGATAATGATGAGGTACCTATGTCTaaatatctaaaattaattattttatctatttaatttttttctcatatagtATTACCTTTGTACTTAAtgtagttatatatatttttaatttatgaaaaaatatttgatatatattataatatattaatttctttaatattttttgcatgcaaatttttttttttataaaattatataatttttttccttgacCCCCCTGGAACCAAATTTTTGGCTCAACCCCGGCAAGTGTACATGTAGATTAACTACAAACAAGAAATAGATTAATTCCATATTTAGCTCTCTATATAACTTTTTACGTCATTCTATAGTCTTAAATGAAATTGGTGCCAAAAATAGACCTCAATTTCCAATGGAACAATATGTTTGATCTCCAGCAAGCTCCATTTTTTTgcagaaaaagataaatagacaGAAATAAGCACAAATTCACAGTGAAAAGTGTTGCAAAGTTTCACCTGACATGGAGCATCACCAGGTCTAAAGTACAGTAGGCATTCAAAAGGAAGTCCATCTCGGCCAGCTCGACCACTTTCCTGTCAAGAAAAGTTACATAAAAACCATCCCTTGGCTTTCTTTCAACTGCCAGCTTAAGCATTTAAGATCAATGGTtctttgtattaattattaaaacgtCTATGCAACCCCCATTTATCTTCATTAAATGGATTTTTAGCACAAGGTTTGGGAAGCATGGGCTTTAtccatttatgatttttatgcaACCAGTAGAGACAActcaaacaagaaaaacattTCAGTTTAGGGAACATCAGCTGAACCCAAAATCATTATATAACAAGAAACCAAGTAAAGAATCATTGTTTATGTGCctttaattttcctttaccaccttattttctatctttctactaaaaataaataaacttcagAGAACAGGGTGAATAACAACAATTAGCCAACAATTCGTGTGCACtatattatcataatcataGTCAAAATTTCAGTTTACATCTTcacataaaaattaacattgagcaaattttgatttaattgtccAAGAAAATCTTTAAGAAAAATACAGATGAATCAGTACACAATACTGAAAGAATACAGTTGAAACAACCAGCTCACTAGAGCTGGTCAAAGTAGGCATCACACAATCAAAGTCAGTAGTGAacaagaaaggaaaaagaaggcTCACAAGTTTCCCA encodes the following:
- the LOC114398489 gene encoding probable receptor-like protein kinase At5g59700, which translates into the protein MELTLVNPSYALETEHRINVGGKEISTRNNTGLFRVYTGHDENYLMTQNLKDNLPLDNSGRNITVNPYYMAPKELYRTTRDMSINTTLNKSPKLTLEFPIFGCCHMVRLHFCELGPNIHDINERIDVLHLHRKCEGRYEMESKTKIKGLPLYKDYIILIHGNDAQKKFNLSLQIFPYESDNHRKHNDLFLNDLEIFKISKPQHIVTEGKSNNIDKTYSLVKIKAATNNFVDAFIVGIGGFGHVYKGYINSGSTTVAIKHLKPGSKQGVHEFMSEIEMLLQLHHLHLTTLLGYCNDNTEMIIVYDFMARGNLRDHLYNSDNPPLSWKQRLQICIGIARGLHYLYAGMKHMIIHHDEKTTNILLDDKWVTKVSDFGFSSIRPTSMSKAHIVIVVKGSFGYLDPKYCNRQRLTEKSDMYSFGVNKNSLGIKFTFFKNIFCSYQVQCLSTCSDLSLFFSLCISAPLLMVGVNT